In Ahaetulla prasina isolate Xishuangbanna chromosome 5, ASM2864084v1, whole genome shotgun sequence, the following are encoded in one genomic region:
- the RHOG gene encoding rho-related GTP-binding protein RhoG yields the protein MQSIKCVVVGDGAVGKTCLLICYTTNAFPNEYIPTVFDNYSAQNTVDGRTINLNLWDTAGQEEYDRLRTLSYPQTNVFIICFAIASPPSYENVKHKWYPEVCHHCPDVPVLLVGTKKDLRNNPEALKKLKEQNQLPVTPQQGAALAKQIHAVKYLECSALNQEGIKEVFTEAVRAVLNPAPPKPKKACRLL from the coding sequence ATGCAGAGCATCAAATGCGTGGTGGTGGGCGACGGGGCGGTGGGCAAGACCTGCCTGCTCATCTGCTACACCACCAACGCCTTCCCCAACGAGTACATCCCCACCGTCTTCGACAACTACAGCGCCCAGAACACGGTCGACGGCCGGACCATCAACCTGAACTTGTGGGACACGGCCGGCCAGGAGGAATACGACCGGCTGCGCACCCTCTCCTACCCGCAGACCAACGTCTTCATCATCTGCTTCGCCATCGCCAGCCCACCCTCCTACGAGAACGTCAAGCACAAGTGGTACCCGGAGGTCTGCCACCACTGCCCCGACGTGCCCGTCCTCCTGGTGGGCACCAAGAAAGACCTGCGCAACAACCCGGAGGCCCTGAAGAAGTTGAAGGAACAGAACCAGCTGCCTGTCACCCCCCAGCAGGGCGCCGCCCTTGCCAAGCAGATCCACGCCGTCAAGTACCTGGAGTGCTCGGCCCTCAACCAGGAGGGCATCAAGGAGGTCTTCACCGAAGCCGTCCGGGCTGTCCTCAACCCGGCCCCACCCAAACCCAAGAAGGCCTGCCGGCTGCTTTGA